One region of Acidimicrobiia bacterium genomic DNA includes:
- a CDS encoding site-specific integrase has translation MDLDEPAAHASPPRSVPNEIRPPSPADVALLIAKATAADPALGAFLRLAASTGARRSQLLALRWKDVDLERRRISFTRALVEGPTGPVLAPTKARRAYQVSLDVDTAAFLAQHRSCRDRLADSFVFSHDTDGATPWKPNWVTSAFIRLRRDTGIPRCRLHDLRHFMATEMLAAGVAIPIVAARLSHARASTTLNVYAHAVPGGDRAAAEALADLLR, from the coding sequence ATGGATCTGGATGAACCCGCCGCCCACGCCAGCCCACCCCGTTCCGTACCGAACGAGATCCGACCGCCGAGCCCCGCGGACGTCGCGTTGCTGATCGCGAAGGCGACCGCCGCTGATCCGGCACTCGGTGCCTTCCTCCGGCTGGCCGCATCAACGGGCGCGCGCCGCAGTCAGCTCCTCGCGTTGCGGTGGAAGGACGTCGATCTCGAACGGCGCCGGATCAGTTTCACCCGCGCGCTCGTCGAAGGACCCACCGGTCCGGTCCTTGCACCGACCAAAGCGCGCCGCGCCTACCAGGTCAGTCTCGATGTCGACACGGCCGCGTTCCTCGCGCAGCACCGGTCGTGCCGCGATCGCCTCGCTGATTCGTTCGTGTTCAGTCACGATACCGACGGCGCGACACCGTGGAAGCCGAACTGGGTCACCAGCGCATTCATCCGTCTTCGACGCGACACCGGCATCCCACGTTGCCGACTGCACGATCTGCGCCACTTCATGGCCACCGAGATGCTCGCCGCCGGCGTAGCGATCCCGATCGTCGCTGCGCGTCTCTCTCACGCCCGAGCGTCCACAACGCTCAACGTCTATGCGCACGCAGTTCCCGGAGGCGACCGCGCCGCAGCCGAGGCACTCGCCGACCTCCTGCGCTAA